The region CAAGTTCTACTACGGCCTCGACCTCGCGCACGCCTTCGCCGAGACGGCGGAGCCGCGATTCCTCGCCGCCTGGGAGCGCCTCGCCCGGTCGTGGATCCGGACGGTACCGGTCGGCGCCGACCCGAGCCACGTGGCCGGCCGGCGCATCCAGAACTGGATCTATGCCTGGAACATGTTCGCGGCGGCGCCGGGTTTCCCCGGCCTCTCGCCCGGCACCGCGGCCTGCATCGCCGGCAGCCTCGCCGCGCAGGTCCGTGATCTGCGGGGTCGGCTCACGCCCGAGCGGAACCACCGCACCCTCGAGCTCTACGCGCTCTTCATCGCGGCGCTCGCCCTCCCCGACCTCGACCCCGACGGCACGCTCCTCGACTTCGCCGTCACGGCCCTGTCGGAGAACCTGCTGACCGACGTCCTGCCGGACGGCGTCCACCGGGAGCGCTCGACGCACTATCACATGATCACGCTCCGGACGTTCGTCGGCGTCCGGGAGAACGCCCGGCGCTTCGGGGTCACGCTGCCCGACGGCTACGACGAACGGCTGGCGCGGGCCTGCGAGTTCGCGCTCCACTGCCACCGGCCCGACGGCGGCATCCCCGCCCTCTCGGACGCGGACGGCGGCTCGTACCTGGGCCTCCTCGAGCGTGCGGGAGGTCTGCTCGGCCGTCCCGACTTCCTGTGGGCGTCGACGGCAGGCGGCCGCGGCGCGCCGCCCGAGGAATGCGGCCCGAGCTTCCCGCTCGGCGGCTACTTCATGCAGCGCAGCGGCTGGGGGGCCAATGGCACGCCGTTCCGCGACGAGCGGTTTCTCATCTTCGACTGCGGGCCGCTCGGCGACGGCTCGCACGGCCACTACGACCTCCTGAACGTCGAGATCGCCGCCGGCGGCCGGCCGCTCGTCGTCGACCCGGGCCGCTACAGCTACTCGGAGGCCACCCCGAACTGGCGCCGCTGGTTCAGGGGCACCGCCGCCCACAACACCGTCTGCGTCGACGGGCTCGACCAGACCCCCTACGCTCGCGGCAAACCCAACGACGCCGTCGCACAGGCCACGTTCCTCGGCCGTCACCGGGCGCCCGGGCTGGACGTCCTGCACGGCGAGGTCCGGAGCCCGTGCTACGACGTGGTCCACTCCCGCCGCGTCGTCTTCGTCGCCGGGGAGTACTGGCTCCTCGAAGACCGCCTGCGCGGCGATCGACCGCACCGCTACGACACCCGCTTCCACCTCGCGGCCGACGCCTGGCACCGAACGCAGGTGGCGGTCGGGGCGGCGAACGCCGTGGTTCGCGCGCCCGGCGTGACGCTCGTCGTCGCTCCCGCACGGACGCCGCGACTCGAACCGGGGTGGGTGGCCGAGTCCTACGGCGTCAAGCGCCCGGCGCCGGTCGTCTCCGTCGCCGTCGACGGGATGGCGGAGGTGACGTTCACGACGCTCGTCGTGCCGCTCGCGTCCGATGGGATCCCGCCGACGCTCGCGGTGCACGCGAGCGACGACGCCACCGTCGTCGAGGTGCGCGGTACCGGGCGGGGCGGCCGGGCGCGTGACTGGATCGCCTGGCGCCCTACCCTGGGACACCTCGAGCTCGGCCCGCTCCGGGTGCTAGCCGTGGCGGCGTGGCTGCGTCAGTCGGAGAGCGGCGCGATCGTGGCCTTCGGCGCCTGCGATACAGACGCCGTCGCCGGCGAGCCGATGGACTCCGCATGAGCGCGCTCCTCGCACCCGATGCGGCGCTGCCGAAGCGCGATTGGCTGCTCGACACCAAGGCCGTCGCGCGGTGGCTTGCCGGGACGCTCGGCGCCGACGGGCCGTTGCCGGTCGGTCCGTGCGAGCTCCTGCGCATCCATTACCGGTTCGGCAGGCGGCTGCGCGTGCTCTTCCGGCTCAGGACCGGGAGGGGGTGGGTGTGGGTCACCGGCCGCGCTTTTCCGGAGCGGCAAGCCGAGGCGGCTTTCCACGGTGCGGCAGCCGCCGCGACGGCGGCGTGCGGCCGGCTCCGGCGCGTGGTGCACGCGACCGACGCCGCGGCCGTGTTCTGGACGTTTCCGAACGACCGGAAGCTCGTTTCCCTGAAGACCCTCCTGCGCGAGGCGCTTGCCATCGCGCGCGAGCTGGGCGGTCCCCGCGGGCACGCCCGCATCCTCGCCTACAAGCCGGAGACGTCACTGGTGCTCGTGCTGCACGAGCTCTCCGGACGCGCCACCGCGTACGCGAAGGTCTACCAGGAGGGTCTCGGCGAATGGGCCCGCCGGATCCATGGTTCCCTGGCGCGGCAGCTCGGGCCCGACGACCCTCACCTGGCGCTTGCCGCTCCGGCGCAGCGCGCCGGGAGCGGACAGATTGTCGTGCTCGAGGCGGTCGACGGCCGGCGGATCATCGACCTCGCAGACGGGGAGGCGGTCACGGGCACGGCGCGGCTGGGCACCGCGCTCGCCACGTTCCACACGCTCGCGCCGCCGCCGGAGGTGCCGCGGTTCACACGTCACGAGCCGCCGCGCCTGGCCGATGCGGCGCGCCTCCTGGCGCGTGCGTGCCCGCGCGTCGGGCGCCAGGCCGAGGCGCTCGCCACCGAGCTCCTGCGCCGTTTCGAACCGTCCGCCGAGCCGCCCGTCTGCCTGCACGGCGACGTGCACGCGAAGAACGGCATCCTCGCCGGGAACCGGGCCGCGCTAGTCGACCTCGACAAGCTCTGTCTCGGAGAGCCGGCCGCAGACCTGGGGAGCTACCTCTCCCTGCTGCGCTACGAGCACCTGGTCGGCGGGCTTGGGGCGGCGACCGAGCGCGCCCGGGCCACGGCGTTCCTCACCGGCTACGCGCGGCGGCAACCGCTTCCCACGCCACGTGCGCTCCACTGGCACACCGCCGCCGCGCTCCTCGCCGAGCAGGCAACCCGGGCGGTGAGGCAGATCCGTCCCGCGGCCCTGGCCCGTCTCGACCTACTGCTGGGCGACGCCTCGCGTCTCCTCGCGGACAACGTCCGTGCGTGAGCCCGCCGTCCTCTTCTACTGCCAGCACGTCCTCGGCATGGGGCATCTGGTCCGTTCGCTCGCGCTCGCCCGGGCACTCGCCGACCGATTCCGCGTCGTCTTCCTGAACGGCGGTCCGGTGCCGCGCGGGCTGCCGCGGCCGGCCGGGATCGAGTTCGTCGACCTGCCGCCGCTCGGCTTCGACGCCACGGATCGGCTCGTCAGCCGCGACTCCCACCGGCCGCTCGAGGACGCGCAGCGCGAGCGGCGGGAGACGATCCTCCGTACCTTTCACCGCCTGCAGCCCCGCGCCGTCGTCGTCGAGCTCTTCCCCTTCGGGCGAAGGAAGTTCGCCGCGGAGCTCCTGCCGCTGTTCGAGGAGGCGCACGCCGGCGGGGCGCACCGCCCCCTCCTCCTCTCGAGCCTGCGCGATATCCTCACGACCGGACGCCGCGATCAGGCGCGGTGCGACGAGCACGCCTGCATGCTCGCGAACCGCTACCTGGACGCGATCCTGGTCCACGGCGACCCGCACTTCGCGCGCCTGGAAGAATCATTCGGTCTCGAGCGGGATCTCCGCGTTCCCGTGTTCTACACCGGCTTCGTGGTCGCCGACGCACCCCGGCGTCCGGACCCGCGCCGGAGGCGTCGCCTGATCGTATCGGCGGGAGGTGGGCTGGCCGGCGGGCCGCTCTTCCGCGCCGCCGTCGAGGCCCACGGGCCGCTCTGGCGGCGCGAGCGCCTGCGGACGACGGTGGTGGCCGGCCCGTTCCTTCCCGAGACCGACTGGCGGGCGCTCCGGCGGGCGGCGCGCGAGGTGGCGGGGCTCGAGCTGCGGCGGTCGGTCCCAGACCTCGGTCAGGAGCTCTGCGGCGCCGCGGCGTCGGTCAGCCAGTGCGGCTACAACACGGCGCTCGACATCGTGCGGGCGCGCGTACCCGCGCTGGTCGTACCGTGCAGCGAGCTGGGCAAGGACGAGCAGTGGGTCCGGGCCCGACGGCTCGAGCGGCTCGGGGTGGTGCGCGTGCTCGAACCCGAACGGCTCGACGGGCCGACGCTCGCCGCCGAGGTGCGCGCGTTGCTCGGCTTTCGGCCGTCGCCGCTCGTGCTCGACCTCGGCGGGGCGCCGCGCACGGTCGCCCTCCTGGACGAGATGCTCGACGGTGCGGGTCGCGCGCGCGCGCCGGCCGACGAGGGGGTGGGCGAGTGCTCCGGAGGATCGGGCTGTTGACCTCGATTGCCGATCTCGCGAGCGTGCGCACCTTCCTGCGCCGGTGGTGCGATACCGAGGTCGCCCTCGACCGTCTGGAGGTGAGCCACCTGACGGTCGGCCCCGACGGGCCGCGGGCCGCCCTCTACGAGGGTCCGGGGCCGGGCGGGCAGGTGCTGCGTCTGGTCGCCCAGCGGGTGGAGTCCACGGAGGGCCGGCGGCTCGAGGCCGAGCTCAACCGAGACTGCCGCCGGTCCGGCGCGCCGGCAGCCGCGGGCTTCCTGCAGCCGGCGATCTACGCTCCCGAGCTCCACCTCCTCTTCCAGGTCTTCCCGGCCGACGGCCGGCTCGGCGCGCTCGCCCAGGCGGCGGACGGCAGCGCGATGGCGGCGGTGCTCGAGGCGGCACTCGCGGCGCGCACGGGCGGGGCGCGCCTGGCGGGCGTCGCCGTCCACGTCGTGCGCTACAAGCCGGCGCGGAAGTGTCTGTTTCGCTACGAGCTCACGTGGGCGGGCGGGGCGGCAGCGGGCCGGCCGGCGGTGGTGTACGCGAAGGTGGCGCGCCGGTCGAAGTTCGAGCGCACGCGGCACATCCTCGGGCGCATCTGCGCCGCCGCCGACGGCCTCGTCTTCGAGCTGCCCGAGCCCCTCGGCTTCGTGCCCGAGCTGTGCATGGAGCTCTTCTCCCCGGTGGCCGGCGTCCCGTTTTCCACTCTCGCCGCGGCCGACCACTTCCCCGCCCTCTGCCGTCGCGTGGCCGCCGCGCTGCACCAGCTTCACGCCCTGCCCATCGACATCGGCCGGGAACACGGCGCGGCAGCGAACGCCGCCCGCGTGGCCGCGGGTGCGGCCGAGTTCGCCGCGCTGCTGCCCGCCGAGCGGCCGCGAATCGCGGCGCTCGGCCGCGCGCTCCGCGCCCGCCTCGGCGCGCTGCCAGCGTCGCGGCCCGGGCTGATCCACGGCGACTTCCACGGCGACAACGTCGTCGTCGACGGCACCCGGCTCGGGCTGCTCGACCTCGAAGGCTGTGCGACCGGCGACCCCGCGGACGACGTCGGCTCGATGTGGGCTCAGCTCACATGGCTCGGCTGCAAGGCGGGGGCCTCCGCGTCGACGGCCGGGCGGGACGCCTTCCTCGCGGCGTACCTCGCGCGGGCCGATGGCGAGGCGGCGGTGCGCGTACCCGTCCACGCGGCCATGCACTGCTTCCTCTACGCCTACCAGTGCCTCCGCCACCCGCGCCGGCGCGGCCGCCACGAGCACGCCCGGGCGCTGCTGGCTGCCTGCGAAGCAACCCTCGCGGACGGGCGAGGGTGATGGACGGCCGCGACCCGCGGCCACCGGCCGACATGACGGGCTCGATCCCCGATCTCGCACGTGTGCGTGCCTTCCTGCGCCGGTGGTGCGACACCGAGGTCGCGGTCGACCGTCTCGAGGTGAGCCACCTGACGGTCGGCCCCGACGGGCCGCGCCGTGCCCTCTACGAGGGTCCGGGACCGGGCGGGCAGGTGCTGCGCCTGGTCGCCCAGCGGGTGGAGCCCGCCGAGGGCCGGCGGCTCGAGGCCGAGCTCAACCGGGATCACCGCCGGCCCGGCGGGCCGGCAACCCCCGGCTTCGCGCAGCCGGCGATCTACGCTCCCGAGCTCCACCTCCTCTTCCAGGCCTTCCCGGCGGACCGCCGGCTCGGCGCGCTCGCCCAGGCGGCGGACGGCGGCGCGATGGCGGCGGTGCTCGAGGCGGCGCTCGCGCCGCGCACGGGCGGGGCGCGCCTGGTGGGCGTCGCCGTCCACGTCGTGCGCTACAAGCCCGCGCGGAAGTGTCTGTTTCGCTACGAGCTCACGTGGGCCGGCGGGGCGGCACCGAGCCGGCCGGCGGTGGTGTACGCGAAGGTGGCGCGCCGGTCGAAGTTCGAGCGCACGCGGCACATCCTCGGGCGCCTCCGCGCCCACGCCGACAGCCTCGTCTTCGAGCTGCCCGAGCCCCTCGGCACCGTGCCCGAGCTGTGCATGGAGCTCTTCTCCCACCTGGCGGGGGTCCATTTCTCCACACTCGTCACGACCGACGCGTTCCCGCAGCTCTGCGAGCGGGTCGCCGCCGGCCTGCATCATTTTCACACCCTTCCCGTCGCCCTCGGGTGGGAATGGGACGTCGCGGCGAACGTTGCGCGTGTGAGCGACAGCGCCGCCGAGTTCGCCGCGCTGCTGCCCGCCGAGCGGCCGCGAATCGCGGCGCTCGGCCAGGATCTCCGGGCCCACCTCGGCGCGCTGCCTCCGCCGCCGCTCCGACTGATCCACGGCGACTTCCACGGCGGCAACATCCTCGTCGATGGCACCCGCATCGGGCTGGTGGATCTGGAGAGTTGTGCAATGGGGGACCCGGCGGACGACGTCGGATCGAACTGGGCGCAGCTCACGTGGCACACGCTCAAGGCGGGCGCCCGGACGCCGATTCCGAGCCTCGGTCGCCACGCATTTCTCGAGGCGTATCTCCGGCGCACCGACGCCGAGACCGCGGCGCGCGTCCCCACCTACGCCGCGATGCACTGCTTCCTCTTCGCCTATCAGTGCCGGCGGCATCCCCAGGACCCGGCGCGCTACGAGAATGCCGAGGCGATGCTCGCCGCCTGTGAGCAAGTTCTGGCGAAGGGCCTTCCCTGACGCGTCCCTGGCCAGAGCCCTGTCTCAGGCAGCCCGCAACAACGTTGGGTGATTTGCCCCACTTGATGGCGTATTGAGTCGAAAGCTGCGGGATCGGTTGCAGGCGGTAAAGATATTCCTTGACAACGTTGCGTGAATTGCGGTCGAACGACGGACGCCGATGGGTGAGCCCGCCGTTCTCTTCTACTGCCAGCATGTCCTCGGCATGGGTCACCTCGTGCGTTCGCTCGCGCTCGCCCGGGCGCTCGCCCGGCGATTCCGCGTCATCTTCCTGAACGGGGGTGCCGTGCCCCGCGGGCTGCCGCGGCCGGCGGGGATCGAGTTCGTCGACCTGCCGCCTCTCGGCTTCGACGACACGGGACGGCTCGTGAGCCGCGACTCCCGCCGGTCGGTCGAGCGTGCGCAGCGCGAGCGGCGCGAGACGATCCTCCGTACCTTTCACCGCGTGCAGCCGCACGCCGTCGTCGTCGAGCTCTTTCCCTTCGGGCGAAAGAAGTTCGCCGAGGAGCTGTTGCCGCTGTTCGAGGAAGTGCGTGCCCTGGGGGCGCAGCGCCCGCTCCTCGTCTCGAGCCTGCGCGACATCCTGGCGACCGGGCGTCGCGATCAGGCGCGGCACGACGAGCGCGCCTGCATGCTCGCCAACCGCTACCTGGACGCGATTCTCGTCCACGCCGACCCCCGCTTCGCCCGCCTGGAGGAGTCGTTCCGCCCCGAGCAGGAGCTGCGCGTTCCCGTACACTACACGGGTTTCGTGATCACCGACACGCCGCGGCGTCGGAGCGCACGCCGCGCGCGTCACCTGATCGTATCGGCGGGAGGTGGTCTCGTCGGCGGGCCTCTCTTGCGCGCCGCCATCCAGGCGCATGCGCTGCTCTGGGAGCGCGAGCGGCTGCGAACGACGGTGGTCGCCGGCCCGTTCCTTCCCGCGACGGAGTGGCGCGCGCTCGGCCGGGCGGCACGCAAGCTCGCGGGACTCGAGCTCAGGCGCTCCGTCCCGGACCTCACCACGGAGCTCGCCGGCGCCACGGCGTCGGTCAGCCAGTGCGGCTACAACACGGCGCTCGAAATCGTGCGGGCGCGCCTGCCGGCGCTCGTCGTGCCGTTCAGCGAGGCGGGGAGGGACGAGCAGTGGGTCAGGGCCCGGCGGCTCGAGCGGCTCGGGGCGGTGCGCGTGCTCGAGCCCGAGCGGCTCGACGGTCCGACGCTCGCGGCCGAGGTGCGCGCGCTGCTCCGCTTCCGGCCGCCGCCGGTCGCGCTCGACCTCGGCGGGGCGCGGCGCACGGTCGCGATCCTGGACGAGATGCTCGACGTGGCGGGACTCACGCCAGCGCCGACCGACGATCAAGTCGCATGAGCGGGTGGCTCGATCCGCTCCGTCGCGTCCTGGACGCGGCACCGGCGCGGCTGGCGTTCTTCTTCCGCGACGACGACGTGGGACGCGCCGACGAGCGGCTTCATCCGCTCCTCGATCTCTTCTCGCGGCACGCGGTGCCGATCGACCTGGCCGTGATCCCGCAGGCGCTCGCGCCGGCGGTCGCCGACGCGCTGTGCACGCGCATCGCGCACGCCTCCACCCCGATCGGCGTCCACGTGCACGGCTTCGCCCACGTGAACCACGAGCCGGCAGGCCGCAAGTGCGAGTTCGGGCCCGCGCGCGACCCCGCCGCGCAGCGATGCGACCTCGAGCTGGGCCGCCGCCGCATCGCGGAGCTCCTGGGCGACGCCGTGGCGCCGTTCTTCACGCCACCCTGGAACCGCTGCACCGAGACGACGGGCCGGCTGCTGCGCGAGCTCGGCTTCCGCGTGCTGTCGCGCGACGCCGCCGAGCCGCCGTTCGGCATCCCGGGGCTGCTGGAGATGCCGGTCCGCGTCGACTGGCTCCGCCGGCCTTCGGGCGCCCCGCGCGACCTCTCGCTCGTCGCCGCACGGCTCGCAGGCGCGGCGCACGATGGGCCGGCCGGGATCATGCTCCATCACGAGCACATGGACACCGAGGAGCTCGAGCGTCTGGGCGAGCTCCTTGCGCTCCTCGGCGGTCACGCGCGCGCACGGTGTTGCACGATGGAGAGCCTGGCGGCCGAGGGGCGCGGCTGATGGAGCGCAGCCTGGCCGTCGTCGGCGCCGGCACCATCTTCGAGCAGCATGCGCGCGCCTGTGCAGCGCTGGCCGGGCGGGTGCGGCTCGTCGCCGTCGCCGATGTCGATGAGGCCAAGCTCGAGGCCGCCGCGACGAAATACGACATCCCGGCCGCCCACGCCGACTACCGGCAGCTCATCCACCGGGACGACGTCGATATCGTCGCGGTCTGCACGCCGCCGTGTGCGCACGAGGAGGTGGTCATCGGCGCGCTCGAGGCCGGTAAATACGTGATCTGCGAGAAGCCGCTGGCGCCCACGCTGGCGGCCGCGGACCGCATCGTCGACGCCGCGCGGCGATTTCCGGGGCGGCTCTCGACCGTCTACCAGTCTCGCTGGCTGCCGGAGGTGCAGAGGACGGTCTGGCTGCGCGACCGGGGCCGCCTGGGACCTCTGCTCTTCGGCCGGTTCAGCCGCTACGCGCGATATCAGAGGCCGGCGAAGACGCCGAAGCCCGGCCGGACGCCCAAGCCGCGGCGAGCCGACTGGTGGGGCCGCTGGGCGGTGGCGGGCGGCGGCGCCGCGATGACCCAGCTGATCCACGAGCTGGACCTGGTCTGCCACATCTTCGGGCCGGCCGCCGAGGTCTCGGCGGTCATCGATACCCTGAAGGAGCCCATCGAATCGGAGGACACCTGTGTCGCGACCATCCGGCTCGCGAGCGGGGCGATCGCCTGCTGCTATGCGACCGTCTCCGCGCACCGGACCGCCAACGGCTTCGACGTGTTCGGCCAGCTCGGCTCGGTCCACTATCCGTGGAGCTTCGAGTCCATGGACCGCGCGTGGCGCGAGGACGCCCTGCGCGCCGTCCTGGGGGTGCACCCGCCGGCGCCCGAGCCGGAGGAGAGCGCGCACACGCCCTTCCTGCGCGCCGTCCTCGACGCGATCGACGCGGGCCGGCCGTTGCCCATCGGGCCGGACGAGGCGCGCGCGTCGCTCGAGCTGTGCGTGGCCCTCTACGCGTCCGCGCTGACGCACGAGCCGATCAGGCTGCCGTTCGAGCGTACCAACCCGTACTACGCGGGCATCACGACGAGCGACTACGATGGCCGCGGGCGGGACATTGTCGCGGCCGCGGTGGGACACGAGACGTGATCACGGCGCGCCTCGCCATCCAGGGGGGCACGCCCGCCGTCTCGCGCCGCTACCGCGAGCGCTGGCGGAGCGTCCACCTGCGCGACCTCGCAGCCATCGTCAGGTACGGCTGGCGCGACGTCAACACGATCGCCAAGGGCGACGGCCCGATTGCCGAGTTCGAGCAGAAGTTCGCGGCGCTCACCCGGACGCGCCACGCGC is a window of Deltaproteobacteria bacterium DNA encoding:
- a CDS encoding glycosyl transferase; translated protein: MREPAVLFYCQHVLGMGHLVRSLALARALADRFRVVFLNGGPVPRGLPRPAGIEFVDLPPLGFDATDRLVSRDSHRPLEDAQRERRETILRTFHRLQPRAVVVELFPFGRRKFAAELLPLFEEAHAGGAHRPLLLSSLRDILTTGRRDQARCDEHACMLANRYLDAILVHGDPHFARLEESFGLERDLRVPVFYTGFVVADAPRRPDPRRRRRLIVSAGGGLAGGPLFRAAVEAHGPLWRRERLRTTVVAGPFLPETDWRALRRAAREVAGLELRRSVPDLGQELCGAAASVSQCGYNTALDIVRARVPALVVPCSELGKDEQWVRARRLERLGVVRVLEPERLDGPTLAAEVRALLGFRPSPLVLDLGGAPRTVALLDEMLDGAGRARAPADEGVGECSGGSGC
- a CDS encoding aminoglycoside phosphotransferase family protein; translation: MTSIADLASVRTFLRRWCDTEVALDRLEVSHLTVGPDGPRAALYEGPGPGGQVLRLVAQRVESTEGRRLEAELNRDCRRSGAPAAAGFLQPAIYAPELHLLFQVFPADGRLGALAQAADGSAMAAVLEAALAARTGGARLAGVAVHVVRYKPARKCLFRYELTWAGGAAAGRPAVVYAKVARRSKFERTRHILGRICAAADGLVFELPEPLGFVPELCMELFSPVAGVPFSTLAAADHFPALCRRVAAALHQLHALPIDIGREHGAAANAARVAAGAAEFAALLPAERPRIAALGRALRARLGALPASRPGLIHGDFHGDNVVVDGTRLGLLDLEGCATGDPADDVGSMWAQLTWLGCKAGASASTAGRDAFLAAYLARADGEAAVRVPVHAAMHCFLYAYQCLRHPRRRGRHEHARALLAACEATLADGRG
- a CDS encoding aminoglycoside phosphotransferase family protein, coding for MDGRDPRPPADMTGSIPDLARVRAFLRRWCDTEVAVDRLEVSHLTVGPDGPRRALYEGPGPGGQVLRLVAQRVEPAEGRRLEAELNRDHRRPGGPATPGFAQPAIYAPELHLLFQAFPADRRLGALAQAADGGAMAAVLEAALAPRTGGARLVGVAVHVVRYKPARKCLFRYELTWAGGAAPSRPAVVYAKVARRSKFERTRHILGRLRAHADSLVFELPEPLGTVPELCMELFSHLAGVHFSTLVTTDAFPQLCERVAAGLHHFHTLPVALGWEWDVAANVARVSDSAAEFAALLPAERPRIAALGQDLRAHLGALPPPPLRLIHGDFHGGNILVDGTRIGLVDLESCAMGDPADDVGSNWAQLTWHTLKAGARTPIPSLGRHAFLEAYLRRTDAETAARVPTYAAMHCFLFAYQCRRHPQDPARYENAEAMLAACEQVLAKGLP
- a CDS encoding glycosyl transferase; the protein is MGEPAVLFYCQHVLGMGHLVRSLALARALARRFRVIFLNGGAVPRGLPRPAGIEFVDLPPLGFDDTGRLVSRDSRRSVERAQRERRETILRTFHRVQPHAVVVELFPFGRKKFAEELLPLFEEVRALGAQRPLLVSSLRDILATGRRDQARHDERACMLANRYLDAILVHADPRFARLEESFRPEQELRVPVHYTGFVITDTPRRRSARRARHLIVSAGGGLVGGPLLRAAIQAHALLWERERLRTTVVAGPFLPATEWRALGRAARKLAGLELRRSVPDLTTELAGATASVSQCGYNTALEIVRARLPALVVPFSEAGRDEQWVRARRLERLGAVRVLEPERLDGPTLAAEVRALLRFRPPPVALDLGGARRTVAILDEMLDVAGLTPAPTDDQVA
- a CDS encoding Gfo/Idh/MocA family oxidoreductase, giving the protein MRPRAGPPPHRGAPGRRRGAVLHATLEPLHRDDGPAAARARLPRAVARRRRAAVRHPGAAGDAGPRRLAPPAFGRPARPLARRRTARRRGARWAGRDHAPSRAHGHRGARASGRAPCAPRRSRARTVLHDGEPGGRGARLMERSLAVVGAGTIFEQHARACAALAGRVRLVAVADVDEAKLEAAATKYDIPAAHADYRQLIHRDDVDIVAVCTPPCAHEEVVIGALEAGKYVICEKPLAPTLAAADRIVDAARRFPGRLSTVYQSRWLPEVQRTVWLRDRGRLGPLLFGRFSRYARYQRPAKTPKPGRTPKPRRADWWGRWAVAGGGAAMTQLIHELDLVCHIFGPAAEVSAVIDTLKEPIESEDTCVATIRLASGAIACCYATVSAHRTANGFDVFGQLGSVHYPWSFESMDRAWREDALRAVLGVHPPAPEPEESAHTPFLRAVLDAIDAGRPLPIGPDEARASLELCVALYASALTHEPIRLPFERTNPYYAGITTSDYDGRGRDIVAAAVGHET